The following proteins are encoded in a genomic region of Dyadobacter sp. UC 10:
- a CDS encoding viral A-type inclusion protein: MKQILTAITLATVLLGCSTKPGEDKLTSLETEVLAVHDEIMPKMDSIMILKSILSTKIKEIDSLDNVGLSSNTLAEQRIKAIDINQKLNESDKLMMDWMHAYKGDSAKQLPPEQAVLYFEGERDRILQVKQLTLRSLKEAKTFLE; the protein is encoded by the coding sequence ATGAAGCAAATTTTAACAGCAATAACATTGGCAACCGTTCTTTTGGGGTGTAGCACGAAACCCGGCGAGGATAAGCTTACCAGCCTGGAGACCGAAGTTTTGGCAGTACACGACGAGATAATGCCAAAAATGGATAGTATTATGATTTTGAAATCAATACTCTCCACAAAAATCAAGGAGATCGACAGCCTGGATAATGTAGGTTTGAGCAGCAATACGCTTGCCGAGCAAAGGATCAAGGCTATTGACATTAATCAGAAACTGAATGAATCTGACAAATTAATGATGGACTGGATGCATGCATACAAAGGTGACTCAGCAAAACAGCTGCCGCCGGAACAAGCCGTGCTTTATTTTGAAGGGGAAAGAGACCGGATATTACAGGTAAAACAGCTTACATTGAGGTCGTTGAAGGAAGCAAAAACATTTCTTGAATAA
- a CDS encoding SCO family protein: protein MQFDKKNNPFGPLAIFFLLALVSCGDNKLPIMGERDWVKKTVDGKEVVDTIYHTIPAFSFVNQDGDTISEEIVKGKIYVTDFFFTTCPTICPVMKRQMTKIYNQYKGNPEFMILSHSIDPEHDTPQVLNKYAKDLGVEGNQWQFLTGEKEKIYDIGQKKYMAVVQEDSAAAGGFLHSGAFILVDKEKHVRGMYDGTTEEGTEKLMKDIAKLLKEYEK from the coding sequence ATGCAGTTTGATAAAAAAAATAACCCTTTCGGCCCACTAGCCATTTTCTTTTTGCTTGCACTTGTGAGCTGCGGCGATAACAAATTACCCATCATGGGAGAACGCGATTGGGTAAAGAAAACAGTGGACGGAAAGGAAGTTGTGGATACGATTTACCACACCATTCCTGCCTTTTCTTTTGTCAACCAGGATGGCGACACGATATCAGAAGAAATCGTAAAAGGTAAGATATATGTTACCGACTTTTTCTTTACCACCTGCCCTACAATTTGTCCGGTTATGAAGCGGCAGATGACCAAGATATACAACCAATATAAAGGCAATCCTGAATTCATGATTCTCTCCCACTCTATTGATCCAGAACATGATACACCTCAGGTACTTAATAAATATGCGAAGGATTTAGGTGTCGAAGGAAATCAATGGCAGTTTTTGACTGGCGAAAAAGAAAAGATCTATGATATCGGACAAAAAAAATATATGGCTGTGGTACAGGAAGATAGCGCGGCAGCAGGAGGTTTTTTGCATAGCGGCGCATTTATTCTTGTAGATAAAGAAAAGCACGTTAGGGGAATGTACGATGGTACGACGGAAGAAGGTACCGAAAAACTGATGAAAGATATAGCAAAGCTGCTGAAAGAGTATGAGAAGTAA
- a CDS encoding c-type cytochrome → MPLISRFYALALCLALASCSSKEELKTEQYFAEGFQLYTAYCANCHQANGEGLSNLYPPLKGAETLNNKDLITCIIRNGMSDTIMVNGKEFSRPMPGNPKLTDIELAEIVTYVTIKWGKDSTFTSIETVQNSLLDCHQGQN, encoded by the coding sequence ATGCCACTAATTAGCCGATTTTATGCATTGGCTCTTTGCCTCGCCCTGGCTTCCTGCAGTTCCAAAGAAGAACTTAAAACCGAGCAGTACTTTGCAGAAGGCTTCCAGTTATACACAGCCTACTGTGCTAATTGTCACCAGGCCAATGGTGAAGGTCTATCAAATTTGTACCCGCCTTTAAAAGGAGCAGAAACACTAAATAACAAAGACCTTATCACCTGTATCATTCGCAACGGAATGAGTGATACGATCATGGTGAATGGAAAGGAATTTAGCAGGCCAATGCCAGGTAATCCGAAGTTGACGGACATTGAGCTGGCTGAAATAGTAACTTACGTAACTATCAAATGGGGAAAAGACAGCACTTTCACTTCTATTGAGACGGTGCAGAATTCGCTGCTGGACTGCCACCAGGGTCAGAATTAG
- the lptC gene encoding LPS export ABC transporter periplasmic protein LptC — protein sequence MKLLPLLRNIRKGDKVLSPFCIVTLLAVLFMSCEDKKNKVGALYTGPIEIVNDVQIKYSEQGKIKVLMKTPRSQRFQNETQIFPDTVNISFYDSLSNVATKLRSDSGRYDKSSDVYIVKGNVRVTLIEKSQILNTSELNWSPRTRKIFTDKAVSIRTVGSPEVIYATGLDAEQDFTNIKFRQGRGTVKFSNSDPGGSPAANSAPSQ from the coding sequence ATGAAACTCTTGCCATTGTTAAGGAATATCAGAAAAGGAGATAAAGTGTTATCTCCTTTTTGTATTGTAACCTTGCTCGCAGTTTTGTTTATGTCTTGTGAAGACAAAAAAAACAAGGTAGGGGCACTTTACACCGGTCCGATTGAGATCGTAAACGATGTTCAGATAAAATATAGTGAACAGGGCAAGATCAAAGTCCTGATGAAAACACCCAGATCGCAACGGTTTCAGAACGAGACACAAATTTTCCCTGACACTGTCAATATCAGTTTTTACGATTCGCTTAGCAATGTCGCCACCAAGCTGCGTTCTGACTCCGGTAGGTACGATAAGAGTTCGGATGTTTACATCGTGAAAGGAAATGTGCGGGTTACCCTGATTGAGAAGTCTCAGATTTTAAATACTTCGGAGCTAAACTGGAGTCCGCGAACCAGGAAGATCTTTACAGACAAAGCTGTTTCTATCCGAACAGTCGGATCCCCGGAAGTGATTTATGCCACAGGATTGGATGCGGAGCAGGATTTTACAAACATCAAATTCAGACAGGGCAGAGGAACGGTTAAATTCTCTAATTCTGACCCTGGTGGCAGTCCAGCAGCGAATTCTGCACCGTCTCAATAG
- a CDS encoding type III pantothenate kinase has translation MNIVIDSGNTYSKAGWFENEKLIRYTTGLSFDQLIETIRLELPEQILFSSVSYTEKEFSEALQLPVRVHSLSSETPLPILKQYETPETLGADRIAACAGANFLFPGQDLLVIDMGTCVTYDLIDKDAAFQGGLISPGVKMRFKAMHSFTKRLPLIDPEKEPFLIGKSTKTSMLSGVMNGMLAEIEGIIERYRHKYPELRVVICGGDITFFESSLKPPIFAVPELVLIGLNRILTYNVALQ, from the coding sequence ATGAATATTGTCATCGATTCGGGTAATACCTATTCAAAGGCAGGCTGGTTCGAAAACGAAAAACTGATACGCTATACGACAGGTTTAAGTTTCGATCAGCTGATTGAAACGATCCGATTGGAGCTACCGGAGCAAATCTTGTTTTCTTCCGTAAGTTACACTGAGAAGGAGTTTAGTGAGGCATTGCAGCTGCCTGTTCGGGTACATAGCCTATCTTCTGAGACGCCACTCCCTATATTGAAACAATACGAAACCCCAGAGACGCTCGGAGCTGACCGCATCGCGGCCTGTGCAGGTGCAAATTTTTTGTTTCCAGGACAAGACTTGCTGGTGATAGATATGGGCACCTGCGTTACCTATGATTTGATCGACAAAGATGCCGCATTTCAGGGTGGTTTAATTTCGCCGGGGGTAAAAATGCGATTCAAAGCAATGCATTCGTTCACTAAGCGGCTTCCCCTGATCGATCCTGAAAAAGAGCCGTTCCTGATTGGGAAAAGTACCAAAACCTCTATGCTTAGCGGGGTGATGAACGGTATGCTTGCGGAAATAGAAGGAATAATTGAGCGGTACCGACACAAATACCCCGAATTGCGCGTAGTAATATGTGGCGGTGATATTACTTTTTTTGAAAGTAGCCTGAAACCACCCATCTTTGCGGTGCCGGAACTCGTTTTAATAGGCTTGAACAGAATTTTAACATATAATGTCGCATTACAGTAA